A single window of Rubripirellula lacrimiformis DNA harbors:
- a CDS encoding serine/threonine-protein kinase produces the protein MNRKTIGSIEELMDEYQLQMDTGKDVDPEQFVRSWPQYRSEFLDAVRHQASGNSDPPVSSQTILETNPPPVFPSQIGPYRILGQLGRGGMSIVYKACRDDSDQEVALKVIDPAIAGDQDVYRRFRREAEIVQRLDHQHVVSLIEVGEVADRPYLAMDLIDGPSLAGLIASLREQADDQVLSSSATKVFPADDSELQGSSTWTRPVNVHSNQMENCRLADKLNNAEFVTIACMMADVAEALHSAHLLGIVHRDVKPSNLLLDRAGKIWLADFGLALLSEGQTLLTQTGKVVGTPHYMSPEQTSGQRMVDHRTDIYSLGATVYEFAARNRPYAGDRQQVWREISDGRLTHPSRIRASIPRQLESIILKSMAHVPSDRYATAADMASDLRRFAAGKAIKARRPGIAEHAIRWVVRNPRRTMLTAIVLSSIVLGVIAFQHIGGRRLEAMNEKLASINAVLERTNSDLDHSRELLQRNLYVADMASAYRAYALQDIDEVHQLLDRQLPQGDEVDLRGFEWWLLDRLSRPPTVTQLVGHQGPVYEATVVLQSKHLLSVGEDGTSRLWDIDTGQQLRQFEVGQRMNAIAVSSDSANYLTGVNHPDGDNPLSFGSLRTGETTRIPSTHDSSIESVAISPDGRFLASAGRYGDVAIHDVDGNQLHRWATDSRNESLQFSPDGKQLLTVHRTINDIGKFGHARVWDVPGFEKWFDLDVDFNVYSLDVSGNGERVVLAGDDTVALVDLPNRKSIAVQNEVRGRVRDIAISDDGRFIAAACDNGAVHVWDAPIDARNGESGFPPSRTIVDGDDRATSVVFCDSHRVAATRESGQVQVWDLSTQNCPRLMQPAYVTESIREIDSNQVLVRLETGDIARIDIATGASTLVSQVQADYFNCAVATKDGDVIVASNPTGFVVIDANSGDQITDFPGTTEESCRKLAFSTDESRLLALYAYQLCVFDTSDWSIVHTIPVVGDAVRVECSAHRGEYLITGRERMTVIDGETMEPIWDSGQKLGSNSVAAYAPGGQSIIAGQTDGTIEVLDAIDGSRISSLKGHRLSVSDLVFSADGDTLVSSGYDGTIRFWDWKSGREMGTLDMQVGPVSRYIMSSGGRFLVAFGSDGNSIWSIDD, from the coding sequence ATGAATCGGAAAACGATTGGCAGCATCGAAGAGCTGATGGATGAATATCAGCTTCAAATGGATACGGGAAAGGACGTCGATCCAGAGCAATTCGTTCGCTCATGGCCACAGTACCGTAGCGAATTCCTCGATGCGGTCCGCCATCAGGCCAGCGGAAACTCAGACCCACCGGTTTCTAGCCAGACGATCCTCGAAACGAATCCGCCGCCCGTTTTCCCCTCGCAGATTGGCCCGTATCGAATCCTGGGGCAACTTGGCCGCGGCGGGATGTCGATCGTCTACAAGGCCTGCCGCGATGATAGCGATCAAGAGGTCGCGCTCAAGGTCATCGATCCTGCGATCGCCGGCGACCAGGATGTATACCGACGGTTCCGGCGTGAGGCCGAGATTGTCCAACGCCTTGATCACCAGCATGTCGTTTCGTTGATCGAAGTCGGCGAAGTCGCAGATCGTCCCTATTTGGCGATGGACCTGATCGACGGTCCGTCACTGGCCGGCCTGATCGCATCCCTACGTGAACAGGCCGATGATCAGGTTCTATCTTCCTCGGCCACAAAGGTATTCCCGGCCGACGATTCTGAACTGCAAGGATCGAGCACTTGGACCCGACCGGTCAACGTTCATTCGAACCAGATGGAAAATTGCCGTCTTGCCGACAAGCTAAATAACGCAGAGTTTGTCACGATTGCATGCATGATGGCAGATGTGGCCGAGGCGCTTCATTCCGCGCATTTGCTAGGGATTGTGCACCGAGACGTTAAACCGTCGAACCTGTTGTTGGACCGCGCAGGAAAAATCTGGTTAGCGGACTTCGGGTTGGCTTTGCTGAGCGAAGGTCAAACCTTGCTGACCCAAACGGGCAAAGTGGTGGGGACCCCGCACTACATGAGCCCCGAGCAGACGTCCGGACAACGGATGGTTGACCACCGAACAGATATCTATTCGCTGGGCGCGACGGTTTACGAATTTGCCGCTCGCAACCGCCCCTATGCCGGTGACCGGCAACAGGTTTGGCGTGAAATTTCCGATGGACGCTTGACACATCCATCGCGCATCCGAGCGTCGATTCCGAGACAGCTTGAATCGATCATTTTGAAATCGATGGCGCATGTGCCTAGCGATCGATACGCAACCGCGGCTGACATGGCGAGCGACTTGCGGCGTTTCGCAGCCGGCAAAGCCATCAAGGCGCGGCGTCCCGGGATTGCCGAACACGCCATCCGCTGGGTCGTCCGCAACCCACGCCGGACGATGCTGACGGCCATCGTTCTATCATCCATCGTTCTGGGCGTCATCGCATTCCAACACATCGGTGGTCGACGTCTGGAAGCCATGAACGAAAAACTGGCCAGTATCAACGCGGTCCTTGAACGGACGAATTCGGATCTAGATCACAGCCGCGAACTGTTGCAGCGAAACCTTTACGTTGCGGACATGGCATCGGCGTACCGCGCCTATGCTCTGCAGGACATCGATGAAGTTCATCAACTCCTTGACCGGCAACTTCCCCAAGGCGACGAAGTCGATCTTCGTGGATTCGAATGGTGGCTGTTGGATCGGCTGTCACGACCGCCGACCGTCACCCAATTGGTCGGCCACCAAGGTCCCGTCTATGAAGCGACCGTGGTGCTGCAATCCAAACATCTGCTCAGTGTTGGGGAAGACGGAACTTCACGATTGTGGGACATCGACACCGGACAGCAACTGCGTCAGTTCGAGGTCGGACAACGGATGAACGCCATTGCCGTTTCGTCCGACTCGGCGAACTATCTGACGGGAGTCAACCATCCCGATGGAGACAACCCGTTGTCGTTTGGCAGTCTTCGAACAGGCGAAACAACGCGGATTCCGTCCACGCATGACTCAAGCATCGAATCGGTAGCGATCTCTCCCGATGGGCGTTTTCTTGCATCGGCCGGCCGTTATGGAGACGTGGCGATTCATGATGTCGATGGCAACCAACTCCACCGCTGGGCCACGGATTCGCGAAACGAATCGTTGCAGTTCTCTCCCGATGGAAAGCAACTATTGACGGTTCACCGAACGATCAATGATATCGGCAAGTTCGGGCACGCCCGGGTTTGGGATGTACCAGGATTTGAAAAGTGGTTCGATTTAGACGTCGATTTCAACGTCTATTCGCTTGATGTGTCGGGCAACGGGGAACGCGTGGTGTTGGCGGGCGACGATACGGTCGCGTTGGTCGATCTGCCCAACCGAAAGAGCATCGCGGTCCAGAACGAAGTGCGTGGCCGGGTTCGCGATATCGCAATTTCAGACGACGGGCGTTTCATTGCCGCAGCTTGCGACAACGGCGCCGTCCACGTCTGGGATGCGCCGATCGATGCCCGCAACGGCGAATCCGGTTTCCCGCCATCACGCACCATTGTGGATGGCGATGACCGCGCGACGAGCGTTGTCTTTTGCGACAGCCATCGAGTCGCGGCAACACGTGAATCGGGCCAAGTGCAAGTTTGGGATCTTTCCACCCAAAACTGCCCCCGATTGATGCAACCTGCCTACGTCACTGAATCGATCCGAGAGATCGATTCGAATCAAGTTCTGGTTCGGTTAGAAACCGGCGACATCGCACGAATCGACATCGCGACAGGAGCGTCGACGTTGGTCAGTCAGGTTCAAGCGGACTACTTCAACTGCGCAGTGGCGACAAAGGACGGTGACGTGATCGTCGCATCGAATCCAACCGGCTTTGTCGTGATCGACGCGAACAGCGGAGACCAGATCACCGACTTTCCAGGCACGACGGAAGAAAGTTGCCGCAAGCTGGCGTTTTCAACCGACGAATCGCGACTGCTGGCATTGTATGCCTATCAGCTATGCGTCTTCGACACTTCGGATTGGTCCATCGTCCACACGATTCCTGTCGTCGGTGACGCTGTCAGGGTCGAGTGTTCGGCCCATCGCGGCGAGTACTTGATCACTGGTCGCGAGCGAATGACCGTGATCGATGGCGAAACAATGGAACCGATCTGGGACAGTGGACAGAAATTGGGATCCAACAGCGTCGCCGCTTATGCCCCCGGCGGCCAGTCGATCATCGCAGGCCAGACCGACGGTACCATCGAAGTTCTAGACGCGATCGATGGAAGTCGCATCAGCTCGCTGAAAGGACATCGTCTAAGCGTATCGGATCTGGTTTTTTCAGCCGATGGCGACACTCTGGTCAGCTCTGGATATGATGGCACGATTCGATTCTGGGATTGGAAGAGCGGTCGAGAGATGGGGACCCTCGATATGCAGGTGGGGCCTGTCTCTCGATACATCATGTCATCAGGTGGTCGATTCCTGGTCGCGTTCGGATCAGACGGAAATTCCATCTGGTCAATTGACGACTAG